Part of the bacterium genome is shown below.
TGTTCTCAGCTTACCCTGAGTTTGTCGAAGGGTGATCTCTCGGTCTGCTAGTGAGTTACATTTCTGACGTGACGAACGGGTGGTGAAAAAATTGAAGTTTTTAAAGTTATTACTCGATTTAACCCAGTGAAACCCTGTGTACCCTGTGGTGGATTAGTTTTTTGGATTTTGGGTCTTGGATATTTGACCAGGAGTTTTTATGAAGTACATTCCCGTTATGGGCCTTGAGGTCCACGCCCAGTTAAAGACCAACAGCAAGATCTTCTGCGGCTGCTCCACGCTGTTCGGCGCCGAACCCAACACCCACACCTGCCCGGTGTGCCTGGGGATGCCGGGAGTGCTTCCGGTGCTCAACCGCAAAGTCGTGGATTTCACCATCATGATGGGGCTGGCCACCAACTGCCGCATCGCCACCGAGAGTATCTTTGCCAGAAAGAACTACTTCTATCCGGACCTTCCCAAAGGTTACCAGGTCAGCCAGTTCGAGGCGCCCATCTGCGAGGGCGGCTGGGTGGACATCACCGTGGACGGGAAGACCAAACGCATCGGTATAACCCGGATCCACATGGAAGAGGACGCCGGAAAGCTGGTACACGTGGGGGCCTTGGATTCGTCCAGGGCAAGCTTTGTGGATCTTAACCGGGCCTGTGTTCCCCTCATGGAGATCGTCAGCGAGCCGGACATCCGTTCCCCTGAAGAGGCCAGGGCCTATATGCAGGCTATCCGGGACATCGTTGTGTACCTGGGTGTGTGTGACGGGAACCTGGAGGAGGGCAGCCTGCGCTGTGACGCCAACATCTCGGTGATGCCGGAAGGTTCCGATACCTTCGGCACCCGCGCCGAGATCAAGAATATGAACTCCTTCCGCTTTCTTCAGCAGGCACTGGAGTACGAGATCGACAGACAGATAGACCTCATCGAAAGCGGCGGACAGGTCATCCAGGAGACGCGTCTTTTTGATTCGGATAAGGGCGTGACAGTGTCCATGCGGGGCAAGGAAGAGGCCCACGACTACCGGTACTTCCCGGAGCCGGACCTGGTTCCCATCCGCACTGACGATGCGTGGATCGACAGGATCAGGGAGCAGCTGCCCGAGCTTCGCAGTGAAAAGCTGCAGCGCTACGTGGGTGAGATGGGTATCCCGGAGTATGATGCCGAGGTGATCACCGCCGATTCCGCCACAGCACTCTTCTTCGAGGAGACGGTGGCGGCAGGGGCAGACCCCAAGAAGGCCAGCAACTGGGTCATGGGAGAGTTCGCACGCATGGTAAAGGATAAAGGCCATGAGGTTGCGAAGATCACACCGATGCAATTGGCCGAGATCATCGGCCTCGTGGACGGGGGCACCATATCAGGTTCCGCAGCCAAGCAGGTGT
Proteins encoded:
- the gatB gene encoding Asp-tRNA(Asn)/Glu-tRNA(Gln) amidotransferase subunit GatB — protein: MKYIPVMGLEVHAQLKTNSKIFCGCSTLFGAEPNTHTCPVCLGMPGVLPVLNRKVVDFTIMMGLATNCRIATESIFARKNYFYPDLPKGYQVSQFEAPICEGGWVDITVDGKTKRIGITRIHMEEDAGKLVHVGALDSSRASFVDLNRACVPLMEIVSEPDIRSPEEARAYMQAIRDIVVYLGVCDGNLEEGSLRCDANISVMPEGSDTFGTRAEIKNMNSFRFLQQALEYEIDRQIDLIESGGQVIQETRLFDSDKGVTVSMRGKEEAHDYRYFPEPDLVPIRTDDAWIDRIREQLPELRSEKLQRYVGEMGIPEYDAEVITADSATALFFEETVAAGADPKKASNWVMGEFARMVKDKGHEVAKITPMQLAEIIGLVDGGTISGSAAKQVFEEVFDSGRDPMAVVEEKGLAQVSDAGAIEEEVQKILDANPDQVQQYKDGNDKVLGFFVGQVMKASKGKANPKVVNEMLRKLLKN